A section of the Leptotrichia sp. HSP-342 genome encodes:
- a CDS encoding S8 family serine peptidase encodes MKKLIITLNLISVIIYGASELRYVNSQTYTRNKDDYIVYKKNEARKSGINDYIGLFDGTIDLDDVSKLAGIPFPKVWYFPGAENEEFQKVKKDKSSDNHLSSMFRAFIMMVGNDWGSQNYGRLYTSSLQGENQAVMPYGIAQSSLTITNNYSGHLTSQAPYYGNVINEMSALPMTGRRMLDADYTENGNLFIQAMENETPINTVKLQKNTSGTKSGLVNIDNYTAVSSGYGIEAQKLMRAESIHVIQEICGGWSRGWEQGGDYKNSWKDVTTQSSGETTLDFLDKEKKLRNGKLAKMVEHGYAKNECVLSSEKTDIASLPLLSRAHTVVANGQVWNGNRVTNGTSFAAPKIAGLAAKIQEKFPGMSYHQIKQLILTTANRTEDRLSSFIGWGTLNETKALNGPSMLNAGLIEEEKFFTGMYDKVMAKDGTKFFWAEVPQGIKWKWINDIFPGFEDKPSGYDTFDTALTGERPDGRMASALSYASVVEGINIARYVPNEKNFYYDEDDMETRAGLRKAGNGILELNANLRYREVTQILQGKFILNGNSDSELRVFKNATLEINGNRNIQSLIADGGKVSLNGNMTINHFGIDSGDISFSGNITINNLYVKNEAEKQKYMSMKNLKIGKVFFRDFEPVNAIINNKKVANIKHEYFMNNFSSSPKTLGIYDIDKKEIFAKIRERYKTNADSPNREYIPGYKDGGFTADRDPDAERFNYRYYLGGTMWFMGFSPNLKTTGKDWKMYDYQAVQGKFKKIE; translated from the coding sequence ATGAAAAAACTGATAATAACGTTAAATTTAATTTCAGTTATTATCTATGGAGCAAGTGAGTTAAGATATGTTAACAGTCAAACATATACTCGGAATAAAGATGATTATATAGTATATAAAAAGAATGAGGCAAGAAAGTCTGGAATAAATGACTATATTGGACTTTTTGATGGAACAATAGACTTGGATGATGTGAGCAAACTAGCAGGAATTCCTTTTCCAAAAGTATGGTATTTTCCAGGGGCAGAAAACGAGGAGTTTCAAAAGGTAAAAAAGGATAAAAGCAGTGATAATCATCTTTCATCAATGTTCCGTGCATTCATAATGATGGTAGGAAATGATTGGGGGTCACAAAATTACGGAAGACTTTATACAAGTTCATTGCAGGGGGAAAATCAGGCTGTGATGCCTTATGGGATTGCACAAAGCTCATTGACGATTACTAACAACTATAGCGGGCATTTGACCTCGCAAGCTCCGTATTACGGAAATGTGATAAACGAGATGTCTGCATTGCCAATGACAGGCAGAAGAATGCTTGATGCAGATTATACTGAAAACGGAAACCTGTTCATACAAGCCATGGAGAATGAAACTCCAATAAATACTGTGAAACTACAGAAAAATACATCAGGAACGAAATCAGGTCTTGTGAATATTGATAATTACACGGCAGTATCAAGCGGATATGGAATAGAAGCTCAGAAACTCATGAGAGCTGAAAGCATACATGTTATTCAGGAGATTTGCGGAGGATGGAGTAGAGGATGGGAACAGGGGGGAGACTACAAGAACAGCTGGAAAGATGTTACGACTCAAAGCTCAGGAGAAACTACCTTGGATTTTTTGGACAAAGAAAAAAAATTGAGAAATGGAAAGCTTGCCAAAATGGTGGAACATGGATACGCAAAGAATGAATGTGTGCTTTCATCCGAAAAGACGGATATTGCTTCACTACCCCTGTTGTCAAGAGCGCATACTGTGGTTGCCAATGGACAGGTATGGAATGGAAATAGGGTAACAAATGGAACTTCCTTTGCAGCTCCAAAGATTGCAGGACTTGCAGCTAAGATACAGGAGAAGTTTCCAGGGATGAGCTATCATCAAATCAAACAGCTGATACTTACGACAGCAAACAGAACAGAAGACAGATTATCGAGTTTCATAGGGTGGGGTACGCTTAACGAAACTAAGGCATTGAATGGTCCTTCTATGCTTAATGCAGGACTTATTGAGGAAGAAAAATTTTTTACAGGGATGTACGATAAAGTAATGGCAAAAGATGGAACTAAATTTTTTTGGGCTGAAGTTCCGCAAGGAATAAAGTGGAAATGGATCAACGACATATTTCCGGGATTTGAGGATAAACCTAGTGGATATGATACATTTGACACGGCTCTTACAGGGGAGCGTCCTGATGGAAGAATGGCAAGTGCACTGAGTTATGCTTCTGTTGTTGAAGGAATAAATATTGCAAGATATGTACCTAATGAAAAGAACTTCTACTATGACGAAGATGACATGGAAACAAGAGCAGGATTAAGAAAGGCTGGAAATGGAATATTGGAGCTTAATGCAAATTTGAGATACAGGGAAGTAACTCAAATTCTTCAAGGGAAATTTATCCTTAATGGAAACTCTGATAGTGAACTAAGAGTATTCAAAAACGCAACACTGGAAATCAATGGAAATAGGAATATCCAAAGTTTAATTGCTGATGGAGGAAAAGTGAGCCTTAATGGAAACATGACAATAAATCATTTTGGAATTGATTCAGGGGATATAAGTTTTTCTGGAAATATCACAATAAATAACCTTTATGTAAAAAATGAGGCAGAAAAACAGAAGTACATGTCAATGAAAAATCTTAAAATAGGTAAAGTGTTTTTTAGAGATTTTGAGCCTGTAAATGCGATAATTAATAATAAGAAGGTCGCAAATATTAAGCATGAATACTTTATGAATAATTTTTCTTCTTCCCCTAAGACTTTAGGGATATATGATATAGACAAGAAAGAAATTTTTGCGAAGATTAGGGAAAGATACAAAACAAATGCAGATTCTCCAAACAGGGAATATATTCCAGGATACAAAGATGGAGGATTTACAGCTGACAGAGATCCCGACGCTGAAAGATTTAATTATAGATACTACCTAGGTGGTACAATGTGGTTCATGGGATTTAGTCCAAACCTTAAAACAACAGGTAAGGACTGGAAAATGTATGACTATCAGGCAGTACAAGGAAAATTTAAAAAGATAGAATAA
- a CDS encoding M48 family metalloprotease, which translates to MYFIDFFKKVFNLKNIGIIVWMVINLYIIISFFPTTKGVTNGSEALVAIIRGVIVYAISVALALSPIGEAIFRSMNGCREIVDSSILNRLTPLFNEIYEKAKLKDPNLSQNIKLYMVDQPYPNAFALGRNTVCVTNGLLHLDDDEIKGIFAHEFAHLSNKDTDISLFIYVGNLLASLMFLILRVILFIISFLMISFSESNSTYETYDAYGRRQRKKDGALKGFALATGLDMIYVAIIGLYTKLGIILVSHSSRSHEFAADKFAYNLGYGRELRDALVELQGETEKPTGFVANLMATHPKTALRIEKLNMYLSGNFDDDLNKSIDEEPQTSNDKTDTADYNTGKTDYSSASSNDTASFNKEETKYSVDSNDTMRQPTINGVIFIDDDINSDKNINNVKNQEIINERTTASNTATFNKNEEKISSTDVSKQHNDTTFREDNSKKGSYEKIEDTKAKTKVEVTSSSQKNNDRIFYIGLFASSFIQIIPAIFTKTAFLLLNIGVIFGDKFQLYDLAISITYFADALGEVFDKIIYLFTRELYLACDIILILLSILIIIKLNKENRGNELKRINYLSAIVGSCMRIFIRIASYYYIMDLKNLDNLCDVILLISAIANGILIFKRKKNNKKY; encoded by the coding sequence ATGTATTTTATTGATTTTTTTAAAAAAGTATTTAATTTAAAAAATATTGGGATAATTGTATGGATGGTAATAAACTTATATATAATAATTAGTTTTTTTCCAACAACTAAAGGAGTCACAAATGGTTCTGAGGCATTAGTAGCTATAATTCGGGGAGTTATTGTATATGCGATTTCTGTAGCATTGGCATTATCTCCAATAGGTGAGGCGATTTTTAGGTCAATGAATGGATGTAGAGAAATTGTTGATTCATCCATTCTTAACCGATTGACACCATTATTTAATGAAATTTATGAAAAAGCTAAGTTAAAAGATCCGAATTTGTCACAGAACATTAAACTGTACATGGTAGACCAGCCCTATCCAAATGCCTTTGCACTTGGAAGAAATACAGTTTGTGTAACAAACGGACTGCTGCACCTGGATGATGATGAAATAAAAGGTATTTTTGCTCATGAGTTTGCACACCTATCAAATAAAGATACAGATATTTCGTTGTTTATATATGTAGGAAATTTACTTGCTTCATTAATGTTCCTTATTCTTAGAGTCATACTTTTTATAATAAGTTTTCTTATGATAAGTTTTTCTGAATCAAACAGCACATATGAAACGTATGATGCTTATGGAAGACGACAAAGAAAAAAAGACGGAGCTTTAAAAGGATTTGCCTTAGCAACAGGTCTTGATATGATTTATGTGGCGATAATTGGACTATATACAAAATTAGGAATAATTTTAGTAAGTCATTCAAGCAGAAGTCATGAATTTGCAGCAGATAAATTTGCATATAATTTGGGGTATGGAAGGGAGTTAAGAGACGCTTTGGTAGAATTGCAGGGAGAAACTGAGAAGCCAACAGGCTTTGTAGCAAACCTTATGGCAACTCATCCTAAAACAGCATTAAGAATTGAAAAATTAAATATGTATTTATCAGGAAATTTTGACGATGATTTGAATAAATCTATAGATGAAGAGCCACAAACATCAAATGACAAAACTGACACAGCTGACTATAATACAGGTAAAACAGATTATTCGTCAGCTAGTTCAAACGATACGGCTTCCTTTAACAAAGAAGAAACAAAATATTCAGTTGATTCCAATGATACAATGAGACAGCCAACAATTAACGGTGTAATTTTTATTGATGATGATATAAATTCTGATAAAAACATCAATAATGTTAAGAATCAGGAAATTATAAACGAAAGAACAACAGCTTCAAATACAGCAACTTTTAATAAAAATGAAGAAAAAATTAGTTCAACTGATGTATCAAAACAGCATAATGATACAACTTTCAGGGAAGATAATAGCAAAAAGGGTAGTTATGAAAAAATAGAGGATACAAAAGCAAAAACGAAAGTGGAAGTGACTAGCTCAAGTCAAAAAAATAATGATAGAATATTTTATATAGGATTATTTGCTTCAAGTTTTATTCAAATTATTCCAGCGATTTTTACAAAGACTGCTTTTTTGTTACTTAATATTGGAGTTATATTTGGTGATAAATTCCAGCTATATGACTTAGCTATAAGCATTACTTATTTTGCCGATGCACTTGGTGAAGTATTTGATAAGATAATATATTTATTTACACGAGAATTATATTTAGCATGTGATATAATTTTAATATTATTATCAATACTAATAATTATAAAATTAAATAAAGAAAACAGGGGAAATGAATTAAAACGAATAAATTATTTATCAGCAATAGTTGGGAGCTGTATGCGTATTTTTATTCGAATAGCAAGTTATTATTATATAATGGATTTAAAGAATTTAGATAATTTGTGTGATGTTATTTTATTAATATCAGCTATCGCAAATGGAATTCTTATCTTCAAAAGAAAAAAGAACAATAAAAAATATTAA
- the grpE gene encoding nucleotide exchange factor GrpE translates to MEAEKIEKRGVSKIFHPALKNEAVKLDAEEKSVFEEIQELNEKMDVMNDMVSQKILNIDFEKNIVDKLHKELQDYKDDLYFQLIKPLIMDLINMRERMRRAVKHSSKETDEKKVEMLESYVEEIETILENNNIEIYETKKEKDDYKVKKQRIVKQIKTSDEKLHGKICNILTNGYIYTEKNKIIFPEKVEVYVYKNN, encoded by the coding sequence ATGGAAGCGGAAAAAATTGAGAAAAGGGGCGTATCAAAAATATTTCATCCAGCTTTAAAAAATGAAGCAGTAAAATTGGATGCTGAAGAAAAAAGTGTATTTGAAGAGATTCAGGAACTTAATGAAAAAATGGATGTTATGAATGATATGGTTTCTCAAAAAATCTTAAATATAGATTTTGAAAAAAATATAGTCGACAAATTGCACAAGGAACTTCAAGACTATAAAGATGATCTTTATTTTCAGCTTATAAAACCTCTTATAATGGATTTGATAAATATGAGGGAAAGGATGAGAAGAGCTGTAAAACATTCTTCCAAAGAAACTGATGAAAAAAAAGTTGAAATGCTTGAAAGTTATGTGGAAGAAATTGAAACTATTTTAGAAAATAATAATATAGAAATTTACGAAACTAAAAAAGAAAAAGATGATTACAAGGTAAAGAAACAGCGTATAGTAAAACAAATAAAAACATCAGATGAAAAATTACATGGAAAAATTTGTAATATTTTAACGAATGGATATATTTATACAGAAAAAAATAAAATTATCTTTCCAGAAAAAGTAGAAGTATATGTTTATAAAAACAATTAA
- a CDS encoding DKNYY domain-containing protein produces the protein MKSKFFKVILGVFVLANLGMAEYVKRNNEIYYKYSKEDDIGIKVKNVNLNTFKILNDRYAKDDKSVYFSGNKSFEDVDSKTFEVLPNYYSKDKNNVYRPINEWIHKINGANPKTIKALGYFYSKDDKNVFYGSDKILNVDVNSFVVLEGDHSYAKDKNSVYYSGEKIEGANPKTFKIISDGMYSKDDKNVYATVDIIKGADPQTFRRISETNYAKDKNNLYYYFGDVKNLGKINEKDFKVLDSDLIKNGNEIYYLGEKANIKNPEKFEPIKASDDKRILYGKDDENVYAVTSDEKHGYFKVIKNADKDTFEVMEKDTRYSKDKNNVYYAGYNVVQLQDADKNSFTIVEDEDFSYDKKNVYYAGRKLNDISPNGFKVTRLVNRRNIPLNFLNDNKNIYKLIDIFDEETGELKSVKTALVKRPKVDSKTFEIFSYSENYFRDKNNVYYENELYKMGLKKIEGADRNSFEVLNDEFSKDKNNVYYYGNKMKGISPVGLEFVDSNFKNGEDIISFFKTKDKVYALKTRIGKEAYEIVPLNFDVISFKDSNADYPYGSKFEGYFQDKNGVYYFDMSKLDKLTPNNIFSKVEGADTSSFVQLMFGYAKDKNKVYRGNQEIKGADPESFKIIETSGKVIVKDKNRAYREIKEEF, from the coding sequence ATGAAAAGTAAATTTTTTAAAGTTATATTAGGGGTATTTGTTTTAGCGAATCTGGGAATGGCGGAATATGTGAAAAGGAATAATGAAATTTATTATAAGTATTCTAAAGAAGACGATATAGGGATTAAGGTAAAAAATGTTAATTTAAATACATTTAAAATATTGAATGATAGATATGCAAAAGATGATAAAAGTGTTTATTTTTCAGGAAATAAATCATTTGAAGATGTGGACAGTAAAACTTTTGAAGTGTTGCCAAACTATTATTCAAAAGATAAAAATAATGTTTATAGGCCAATTAATGAATGGATTCACAAAATAAATGGAGCAAATCCAAAAACAATAAAAGCTTTGGGTTATTTTTATTCAAAAGATGATAAAAATGTGTTCTATGGCTCAGATAAAATTTTAAATGTAGATGTAAATTCGTTTGTGGTTCTAGAAGGAGACCATAGTTATGCAAAAGACAAAAATTCAGTCTATTATTCAGGAGAAAAAATTGAAGGTGCGAATCCAAAAACATTTAAAATAATTTCGGATGGAATGTATTCAAAGGATGATAAAAATGTATATGCGACAGTAGACATTATAAAAGGTGCAGATCCTCAAACTTTTAGAAGAATTTCTGAAACAAATTATGCCAAAGATAAGAATAACCTGTATTATTACTTTGGAGATGTTAAAAATCTTGGGAAAATAAATGAAAAAGATTTTAAAGTTTTGGATAGTGATTTGATTAAAAATGGAAATGAAATCTACTATTTGGGAGAAAAAGCGAATATAAAAAATCCTGAAAAATTTGAACCAATAAAAGCTTCAGATGATAAACGTATTCTTTATGGAAAGGATGATGAAAATGTATATGCAGTAACGTCAGATGAAAAGCATGGATATTTCAAGGTTATAAAAAATGCTGATAAAGATACTTTTGAAGTAATGGAGAAAGATACCAGATATTCAAAAGATAAAAATAATGTTTATTATGCAGGGTATAATGTTGTGCAGTTACAGGATGCAGATAAAAATAGTTTTACTATTGTAGAAGATGAAGATTTTTCATACGATAAAAAAAATGTTTATTATGCAGGAAGAAAACTAAATGATATAAGTCCAAATGGCTTTAAAGTTACAAGACTGGTTAATAGGCGAAATATACCACTTAATTTTTTAAATGACAATAAGAATATATACAAACTTATTGACATATTTGATGAAGAAACTGGCGAGCTGAAAAGTGTAAAAACAGCCCTTGTAAAAAGGCCTAAAGTAGATTCTAAAACTTTTGAAATATTTAGTTATTCGGAAAATTATTTCCGTGATAAAAATAACGTGTATTATGAAAATGAATTGTATAAAATGGGCTTGAAAAAAATAGAAGGTGCAGATAGAAACAGTTTTGAAGTTTTGAATGATGAATTTTCAAAAGACAAAAACAATGTTTATTATTATGGAAATAAAATGAAAGGTATAAGTCCAGTTGGATTGGAGTTTGTGGATAGTAACTTTAAAAATGGTGAAGATATTATTTCTTTTTTTAAAACTAAAGATAAAGTTTATGCCTTGAAAACTAGAATTGGTAAAGAAGCATACGAAATAGTCCCTTTAAATTTTGACGTAATTTCTTTTAAAGATTCCAATGCTGATTATCCGTATGGATCTAAATTTGAGGGTTATTTTCAGGACAAAAACGGAGTTTATTATTTTGACATGTCTAAATTGGATAAATTAACTCCAAATAATATTTTTTCAAAAGTAGAAGGTGCTGATACTTCGTCATTTGTACAGTTAATGTTTGGTTATGCAAAGGATAAGAACAAGGTATATCGTGGGAATCAGGAAATTAAAGGTGCAGATCCAGAAAGTTTTAAAATAATTGAGACAAGCGGGAAAGTTATAGTAAAGGATAAAAATAGGGCTTATAGGGAAATAAAAGAAGAATTTTAA
- a CDS encoding autotransporter outer membrane beta-barrel domain-containing protein, with protein MNKTKKLMLAIFSLIAIVSCGEAGKSGDSGSGTSATTPTAPVTSGPSTSPATTISNMPRFTKTDLSKLANNVDIFKYAVVGEKWIPSARNTTRTRYEVGNHQIGLELSGSSSSPLTVTRSTTINVKAGGAALSFDYYRTAESNSDFANAPQLAMRKYLTEYLKNANKLTINMEPGSYLFVFKGMDVELSKNNIANPLSAVPVSSRPTINGTGYKIFKFDNSTLSIDQNVNLDDPNDLYNQVEFTNTNTHVLKDFKIVGTKDNQIGIKSTESFDRGGWNISNSNQGTIDLKGNNTVGVYNTRASFTNHSNGKISVNTNSIGIYSIDNNILGNSAGEIENNGLIKLGESSTGIYYEKRWIDYNGSVLNDYLGKIESNSNNVIGISANVRNQKKDPSSPIWVVDIIRNYGNINLNGDKSIGIYAGGDANYNAINDERYGNVGVIKIGDSFEKKNPSIGMYSDNKNAVLINKGIIEIGKNSVGMAGSKSTVLNDAGGIIKITKDGGVGMYLGDGAAGTNNGTITTVGSPKNAIGVVVGKNSEFTNNGTIHIDSAGGAGIVIAGGVVKNYGNIEVSGGAVRSRTDNTYTVKVLSNRVKPVDSDLGVYVDTLGRTKPIEGLSNLGLKNADLLIGAEATEKTNATEVTVGNDVLDPFNKSIEASNIANWNVKTGSLVWEADSEIKNNKVEKVTLKKQSYAKFADSETTEEVAKGLDEKYTETTVDSKDKEVFNYLNTLNNRKLLAKTYKEIDGNQYINVQQRIAQTDNILDSKLSDLQKENVDKSGHHVSTFFNKDKHEARTPEIANTNSSAYGISYLFNNADAKQGIYAGTVINNFKFKDNGKSKENVTMFKLGAYKTFDLNNLEWTLSGDGFVSKNDMKRRFVIGNNVYENKAGYNAYGFVLKNEFGKTFSIGENITVKPYAALKLGYGRFSKIKEKDGTLNMEVKGNDFYSVKPSAGVEFGYSNSITANTKFKASLGLGYEHELGKVESKVNEAKFANTSTKINLKGAKDERRGNFKSNVKVGFEAGNFDLTVNGGYDTKDKNAHVGVGLGVSF; from the coding sequence AAAAGTGGTGATTCAGGAAGTGGTACATCAGCAACAACTCCTACTGCTCCTGTGACATCAGGACCCTCAACAAGTCCAGCGACGACAATAAGTAATATGCCAAGATTCACAAAAACAGACTTAAGTAAACTTGCTAATAATGTAGATATTTTTAAATATGCTGTTGTTGGAGAAAAATGGATCCCAAGTGCTCGAAATACAACTAGAACTCGTTATGAAGTTGGAAATCATCAAATCGGGCTTGAATTAAGCGGAAGTTCTTCATCTCCACTTACTGTAACTAGGTCAACAACGATTAATGTAAAAGCTGGTGGAGCAGCATTGAGTTTTGATTATTACAGAACTGCTGAATCAAATTCAGATTTTGCTAATGCTCCTCAACTAGCTATGAGAAAATATTTAACTGAATATTTAAAGAATGCTAATAAGTTGACAATTAATATGGAACCAGGCTCATATTTATTTGTATTTAAAGGTATGGACGTAGAACTATCTAAAAATAATATTGCAAACCCTTTGTCCGCAGTTCCGGTAAGTTCAAGACCTACAATTAATGGAACAGGATATAAAATATTTAAATTCGATAATTCTACACTTTCTATTGATCAAAATGTAAATTTAGATGATCCTAATGATTTGTATAATCAAGTAGAATTTACAAATACAAATACTCATGTTTTGAAAGATTTTAAAATTGTTGGAACTAAGGATAATCAAATCGGTATTAAAAGTACAGAGTCATTCGATAGAGGTGGATGGAATATTTCTAACTCAAATCAGGGTACAATTGACTTAAAGGGAAATAATACTGTTGGAGTTTACAATACACGTGCAAGTTTTACTAATCACTCTAACGGGAAGATTTCTGTAAATACAAATTCTATCGGTATTTATTCAATAGATAACAATATTTTAGGAAATTCAGCAGGTGAAATAGAAAATAATGGTCTTATCAAACTGGGAGAAAGTTCTACAGGTATTTATTATGAAAAACGTTGGATTGATTATAATGGCAGTGTTCTTAATGATTATCTTGGAAAGATTGAAAGTAATTCTAATAATGTTATTGGAATAAGTGCAAATGTTCGTAATCAAAAAAAAGATCCTTCATCTCCTATTTGGGTCGTTGATATAATTAGAAATTATGGAAATATAAATTTAAATGGAGATAAATCAATTGGAATATATGCTGGTGGAGATGCTAATTATAATGCAATTAATGATGAACGGTATGGTAACGTAGGCGTAATTAAAATAGGCGATTCATTTGAAAAGAAGAATCCAAGCATAGGAATGTACAGCGATAATAAAAATGCAGTTTTAATAAATAAAGGAATTATTGAAATTGGGAAAAACTCTGTTGGTATGGCTGGATCCAAGAGCACTGTGCTAAATGATGCTGGAGGAATTATCAAAATTACTAAAGATGGTGGAGTTGGAATGTATTTAGGAGATGGTGCAGCAGGAACTAACAACGGAACTATAACTACTGTTGGCTCTCCAAAAAATGCAATTGGTGTAGTTGTTGGAAAAAATTCAGAATTTACAAATAATGGAACGATTCATATTGATTCTGCTGGTGGTGCTGGAATTGTTATCGCTGGTGGTGTAGTTAAAAATTATGGAAATATTGAAGTTAGTGGCGGAGCTGTGAGAAGCCGTACTGACAATACATATACTGTAAAAGTTTTATCAAATAGAGTAAAGCCAGTAGATAGTGACTTAGGAGTTTATGTAGATACTCTAGGAAGAACAAAACCAATTGAAGGACTTTCTAACTTAGGATTAAAAAATGCTGATTTACTAATTGGTGCTGAAGCAACTGAAAAAACTAATGCAACAGAAGTAACAGTTGGAAATGATGTGCTTGATCCATTTAATAAATCTATTGAGGCAAGTAATATTGCGAACTGGAATGTAAAAACAGGTTCTTTAGTTTGGGAAGCTGATTCTGAAATCAAAAATAACAAAGTAGAAAAAGTTACTTTGAAAAAACAATCTTATGCCAAGTTTGCTGATAGTGAAACAACTGAGGAAGTAGCAAAAGGATTGGATGAAAAATATACTGAAACTACTGTGGACTCAAAAGATAAAGAAGTATTCAATTATTTGAATACATTAAATAATAGAAAATTATTAGCAAAAACTTATAAAGAAATTGATGGAAATCAATATATCAATGTTCAACAAAGAATAGCACAAACTGATAATATTTTAGACAGCAAACTTTCTGATTTGCAAAAAGAAAATGTAGATAAATCTGGACATCATGTGTCTACTTTCTTTAATAAAGATAAACATGAAGCAAGAACTCCAGAAATAGCGAATACAAACAGCTCAGCTTACGGAATTTCATATTTATTCAATAATGCTGATGCAAAACAGGGAATTTATGCTGGAACAGTTATTAACAACTTCAAATTTAAAGACAATGGAAAATCAAAAGAAAATGTAACAATGTTTAAATTAGGTGCTTACAAGACATTTGACTTGAATAATCTTGAGTGGACTTTAAGCGGAGATGGATTTGTTTCTAAAAACGATATGAAGAGAAGATTTGTGATTGGAAATAATGTTTATGAAAATAAAGCTGGTTATAATGCTTATGGATTTGTATTGAAAAACGAATTTGGTAAAACTTTCAGCATTGGAGAAAATATTACGGTTAAACCTTATGCAGCTTTAAAACTTGGTTATGGAAGATTCTCGAAAATTAAGGAAAAAGATGGAACTTTGAATATGGAAGTTAAAGGAAATGACTTCTATTCTGTAAAACCATCTGCAGGAGTTGAATTTGGTTATTCTAATTCAATTACAGCAAATACTAAATTTAAGGCATCTTTAGGACTTGGCTATGAACATGAACTAGGAAAAGTTGAAAGCAAGGTAAATGAAGCTAAATTTGCGAACACAAGCACTAAAATCAACTTAAAAGGTGCAAAAGATGAAAGACGTGGAAATTTCAAAAGCAATGTAAAAGTTGGATTTGAAGCAGGAAACTTTGACCTTACAGTAAATGGTGGATATGATACGAAAGATAAAAATGCTCACGTTGGTGTGGGACTTGGTGTTTCGTTTTAA